A window from Chitinophaga filiformis encodes these proteins:
- a CDS encoding fibronectin type III domain-containing protein, which translates to MRRILLTLLTSVTLLCCGTGISYGQDNEHKIVGVADPKNGKVRLRWSPASYIAWEIGNKYGYTVERFTVAANGALINRPKPVILTPQPLKPYTLQRMEALAEKDDRIAMIAELIYGEGAKKVTPEQGIGAYMESQNTNNWRMGMALLNCDLSIAAAQSAGLYLEDSDVKKGERYVYRIAPAQQPQNLLIDTAYVVASLDEPVVLAKPLEMAIVCADSTATLGWLTKFNRSMYSAYMVERAADGKNFKPVSELPILPTSPDKNGFSYYQDSLPDNDNKYTYRVRGITPFGEYGPYSSTVEGIGVPTVSDRPIMDTMIVVDNKKITLQWSLPGKLSRQLDKLIITRAENSKGPFLPLATLKSPATTFTDEKPFVSNYYRIKGITKSGKAIYSFPYLAQLIDSMPPAVPVGLAGKVDSLGIVTLTWTNNTEKDLQGYRVFRANSTKEEFVEVTREILKRPGFTDTVTLHTLTPHVFYKVIAVDKNFNPSEYSPYVMLRRPDTIAPSRPLITKAYRSDSLRAIVLEWINSSSHDVVKYALYSINTKDSSRRQVAAWDTASKRESYTDTALVMGNTYYYELEVYDDAGNRAKEISSDIWFETGKRPAVKGLKGMVNTEKKQIELSWQYNQPEVKQFRIYRAKNDNPFILYSTVDGTKPQWVDNEVFLGNIYKYKITAVMKGDVKAEMSRVVEVKY; encoded by the coding sequence ATGCGTCGTATCCTCTTAACCCTTTTGACTTCAGTGACCTTGTTATGTTGCGGCACAGGTATTTCCTATGGACAGGATAATGAACATAAAATAGTGGGCGTGGCCGATCCAAAGAACGGGAAGGTTCGCCTGCGCTGGTCGCCCGCCAGCTATATAGCCTGGGAGATCGGTAATAAATACGGTTATACGGTTGAACGTTTCACAGTGGCTGCAAACGGTGCGCTGATCAATCGGCCTAAACCGGTAATACTGACCCCTCAGCCATTAAAACCCTATACCCTGCAACGCATGGAAGCCCTTGCAGAAAAGGATGACCGTATCGCTATGATCGCAGAGCTGATCTACGGGGAAGGCGCCAAAAAAGTGACGCCGGAGCAGGGCATCGGTGCTTATATGGAAAGCCAGAACACCAACAACTGGCGGATGGGAATGGCCTTGCTGAACTGCGACCTTTCAATTGCCGCAGCACAGAGCGCGGGCCTGTACCTGGAAGATAGTGATGTGAAAAAAGGAGAGCGTTATGTATATCGCATCGCACCGGCGCAGCAACCACAGAACCTGTTGATAGATACCGCCTATGTGGTAGCATCGCTAGATGAACCAGTTGTGCTGGCAAAGCCACTTGAAATGGCTATTGTCTGCGCAGACAGTACCGCTACCTTAGGCTGGCTCACCAAATTTAACCGTAGCATGTACAGCGCCTATATGGTGGAACGCGCTGCGGATGGCAAAAACTTTAAACCTGTGTCGGAACTGCCTATCCTGCCCACCTCGCCGGATAAGAACGGGTTCTCCTATTACCAGGACTCTCTGCCCGACAATGACAATAAATATACCTATCGCGTAAGGGGGATCACTCCCTTTGGAGAATATGGTCCTTACTCATCGACCGTAGAAGGTATCGGCGTACCAACAGTATCAGACAGGCCCATTATGGATACCATGATCGTGGTGGACAACAAAAAGATCACACTGCAATGGTCCCTGCCGGGTAAATTATCCCGTCAGCTGGATAAACTGATCATCACCCGTGCAGAGAACAGCAAGGGGCCATTCCTGCCGCTGGCAACGTTGAAATCGCCCGCTACCACCTTCACAGATGAAAAGCCGTTTGTCTCCAACTACTACCGCATAAAAGGGATCACGAAGAGTGGTAAAGCCATCTATTCATTCCCCTACCTGGCACAGCTCATAGACAGCATGCCGCCTGCCGTTCCGGTAGGCCTGGCCGGTAAAGTAGATTCCCTTGGTATCGTCACGCTGACCTGGACAAACAACACCGAGAAGGATCTCCAGGGGTACAGGGTGTTCAGGGCTAACAGTACAAAAGAGGAGTTTGTGGAGGTAACCCGTGAAATATTAAAACGTCCTGGCTTCACTGATACCGTAACCCTGCACACACTTACCCCGCATGTATTTTATAAAGTGATCGCGGTAGACAAGAACTTCAACCCATCAGAATATTCGCCCTACGTGATGCTGAGAAGGCCAGATACTATAGCGCCTTCCCGTCCGCTTATTACAAAAGCTTACAGATCTGACAGCCTGCGCGCCATCGTGCTGGAATGGATCAACAGCTCCAGCCATGATGTAGTGAAATATGCCCTCTACAGCATCAATACAAAAGATAGCAGCCGCAGGCAGGTGGCCGCATGGGACACTGCCTCCAAACGGGAAAGCTATACAGATACCGCATTGGTAATGGGTAATACGTACTACTACGAGCTGGAGGTATATGATGATGCCGGCAATCGTGCAAAGGAAATCAGCAGCGATATCTGGTTTGAAACAGGTAAACGTCCTGCGGTGAAAGGCCTCAAAGGAATGGTAAACACGGAAAAGAAGCAGATAGAGTTAAGCTGGCAGTATAATCAGCCGGAAGTAAAACAGTTCCGGATCTATCGTGCAAAGAATGATAATCCTTTTATTCTGTACAGTACAGTAGATGGTACTAAGCCGCAATGGGTAGATAACGAGGTCTTCCTCGGCAATATCTATAAGTATAAAATTACCGCAGTGATGAAGGGCGATGTGAAAGCTGAGATGAGCAGGGTAGTGGAAGTTAAATATTAA
- a CDS encoding ethanolamine ammonia-lyase subunit EutB, with protein sequence MSYQHTIQHKTYTFGNLRTLLAKATPFRSGDALAGLAADSYEERVAAQMVLADVPLKTFLQEAIVPYEKDEITRLIIDTHDQAAFAPVSHFTVGELRDWLLSDEADTAALQRLSPGLTPEMVAAVSKLMRNQDLISVAQKCEVVTRFRNTIGLKGHLSVRLQPNHNTDDPKGIAASIIDGLLYGSGDAVIGINPATDSPQAVVQLLHMLDQLRTQFDIPTQSCILCHVTTAMEIIHRAPVDLVFQSIGGTEKTNNSFGIHLGLLEEAHQAALSLQRGTIGNNVMYFETGQGSALSANAHEGVDQQTCEVRSYAVARKFSPLLVNTVVGFIGPEYLFDGKQIIRAALEDHCCGKLLGLPMGVDICYTNHAEADQDDMDNLLTLLGVAGCNFIMGVPGADDIMLNYQSTSFHDALYARKVLGLKAAPEFEAWLQRQGIVNHKGQLQQVGKMHQLLGYNAG encoded by the coding sequence ATGTCATATCAGCATACCATACAACACAAAACATACACCTTCGGCAATCTTCGTACGCTGCTGGCAAAAGCGACGCCCTTCCGCTCAGGCGATGCCCTGGCCGGGCTGGCGGCCGACAGCTATGAAGAACGTGTTGCGGCGCAGATGGTGCTGGCAGATGTACCTTTAAAAACATTCCTGCAGGAAGCGATCGTTCCTTACGAAAAAGATGAGATCACCCGCCTGATCATTGATACACATGACCAGGCTGCTTTCGCACCTGTGAGTCATTTCACCGTAGGGGAGTTGCGCGACTGGCTCCTGAGCGATGAAGCGGATACAGCGGCGCTGCAACGTTTATCGCCCGGGCTTACACCCGAGATGGTAGCCGCGGTATCAAAGCTGATGCGTAACCAGGACCTCATCAGTGTGGCGCAGAAATGTGAAGTAGTGACCCGCTTTCGTAATACCATCGGTTTAAAAGGACACCTGTCAGTACGCCTGCAACCTAATCATAACACAGACGATCCCAAAGGCATTGCCGCCAGTATCATAGATGGTTTGCTGTACGGCAGCGGCGATGCGGTGATCGGTATCAATCCCGCTACGGATAGTCCGCAGGCAGTCGTGCAATTATTGCACATGTTGGACCAGTTGCGTACACAGTTCGATATTCCCACGCAGTCCTGCATTTTATGCCATGTTACTACAGCCATGGAGATCATTCACCGTGCGCCGGTCGACCTGGTATTTCAGTCTATCGGTGGTACAGAAAAGACCAACAACAGTTTCGGTATTCACCTGGGCTTGCTGGAAGAAGCGCATCAGGCAGCGCTGTCATTACAGCGGGGAACTATTGGTAACAACGTGATGTACTTCGAGACGGGGCAGGGAAGTGCTTTGTCTGCCAACGCACATGAAGGTGTGGACCAGCAGACATGCGAGGTGCGGTCTTATGCAGTGGCCCGTAAGTTTTCTCCTTTACTGGTGAACACTGTTGTAGGCTTCATTGGCCCCGAATACCTGTTCGATGGTAAACAGATCATCCGTGCAGCCCTGGAAGATCATTGCTGCGGTAAACTGTTGGGATTACCGATGGGAGTGGATATCTGTTATACAAATCATGCAGAGGCCGACCAGGATGATATGGATAACCTGCTTACATTATTAGGTGTGGCAGGCTGCAATTTTATCATGGGCGTACCGGGGGCTGATGATATCATGCTGAATTATCAATCCACCTCCTTTCACGACGCGCTGTATGCCCGCAAGGTACTCGGCCTGAAGGCCGCGCCTGAATTTGAAGCCTGGCTGCAAAGGCAGGGCATTGTCAATCATAAAGGCCAGTTGCAGCAGGTAGGGAAGATGCATCAGCTGCTGGGTTATAATGCAGGGTGA
- a CDS encoding SusC/RagA family TonB-linked outer membrane protein produces the protein MKVLATLGILTLLLCAVLTGTAQQSPLLQQHLDIRVKKMPVPAFLKWLGEQTGVSFAYPNEIINGRTPVTMNETQISIQAALETVFPPAQYEIRTIGHQIIIRFHKVIAAVPDTMATTRIMQMNPVVVTALGINREQYSLGYAHAEIKGRELTSVRDVHPMSTLSGKIAGLDVSPVNSGAAGSTKLTLRGMRLLGGNNQPLLVIDGIPVNNTSPGQAEKYGGYDLGDGTVIINPDDVETLSVLKGGASAALYGSRATNGVILITTKKGARKGLEIEFMSNTVLERFNSQYDFQDAYGSGREGQLPADAAAARWDAQYSWGPKMNADSMVWLWNGTKAPYVKARNPVTKFFRQGFTLINTLALSTGNERTQLRASYTNTRNNDIMPTSSLQRHHFSARVTTRLTRHLELDTRLAWLDEEVLNRPALSDNPNNVGYVLSGIAPNIDLNWLKHYKDPVTGDYINWNNNTYQVNPYWAIYEQPNNSDQDRFNGFIRLKYKLCPGFSLHIRSGADYSAFFFNELMNYSTPVNPMGAMFLKDRRLWEINSDLLLTYTRQLNKFRFTLNVGTTRMDYKETIRNTTGREMNIRDERGIDNFATRIRHEMILRKRINAVYASLDVDYRRLLFLSLTGRKDWSSTLPHNHNAYFYPSASAAFQFSELIKNKRILSSGKLRLSVAQTGTDAVQPYLLRLTYGYNPDIPLVKGYSIGGVAVDNVPFADLRPGVNYAYEAGADLTFFDNRLHLDATWYHSRTKDQVLNAPVSTTSGYTSAVINSGNIRNEGVEIALGGMPVLRRHFSWEAGLIFSRNMNRIQSLNSLVSPYYPVAVARWGNVSVVAKKDAEYGMLTGRHFLRDFKGRLVLDGNNLPKYTSTDSRLGSNQYAWTGSITNRFSYKRLALTVLVDIKYGGNIFSMTNLLAYSNGNQKGTLAGREEWARSEQERIHAGKTPEQWTATGGLPVKGIQAATGNEVMAYVNPQAYWKRLGESIPEAFIYDATFVKLRELHLDYDLPVSGRVFREATISLVARNPFTLYKAVPNIDPESSYNNTTAQGLEYGSLPTRKSYGLKLSLRF, from the coding sequence ATGAAGGTCCTGGCCACTTTGGGTATTTTAACCCTCTTATTGTGCGCGGTGCTGACCGGTACGGCACAACAGTCTCCACTACTGCAGCAGCATCTGGATATCCGGGTGAAGAAGATGCCTGTTCCTGCCTTCCTGAAATGGTTAGGTGAACAGACCGGTGTTTCCTTTGCCTATCCTAATGAGATCATCAACGGACGTACACCCGTTACCATGAACGAAACGCAGATCTCCATACAGGCCGCCCTGGAAACCGTTTTCCCGCCCGCTCAGTATGAGATCCGCACTATCGGCCATCAGATCATTATCCGGTTTCATAAAGTAATTGCAGCTGTCCCCGATACGATGGCAACCACCCGTATCATGCAAATGAACCCCGTCGTGGTAACGGCCCTCGGTATTAACAGGGAACAATACTCACTGGGATATGCACATGCAGAAATAAAAGGCAGGGAGCTGACCAGTGTCCGGGATGTGCATCCTATGAGTACACTTAGCGGAAAGATCGCAGGACTGGATGTCAGCCCGGTGAACAGCGGAGCGGCAGGGTCCACGAAACTGACCCTGCGGGGAATGCGCCTGCTGGGTGGGAATAATCAGCCGCTGCTTGTCATAGACGGTATCCCCGTGAACAATACCTCTCCCGGTCAGGCGGAAAAGTATGGAGGGTATGATCTGGGTGATGGTACCGTCATTATCAACCCGGATGATGTGGAGACACTTTCCGTGCTCAAAGGAGGGGCTTCCGCGGCCTTATATGGCAGCCGGGCTACAAACGGGGTCATATTGATCACAACAAAGAAAGGCGCCCGTAAAGGGCTGGAAATAGAGTTTATGTCGAATACCGTGCTGGAAAGATTCAATAGTCAGTATGACTTCCAGGACGCCTATGGCAGCGGCCGTGAAGGTCAGTTGCCCGCAGACGCAGCCGCAGCCCGCTGGGATGCGCAATATAGCTGGGGACCTAAAATGAACGCCGATAGCATGGTATGGCTCTGGAATGGCACGAAGGCGCCTTATGTGAAAGCGCGGAACCCTGTCACAAAGTTCTTCCGCCAGGGATTTACCCTCATCAATACACTGGCCCTGTCCACAGGAAATGAAAGGACGCAGCTGCGGGCATCATATACCAATACACGCAACAACGATATCATGCCCACCAGCAGCTTGCAAAGGCATCACTTCTCCGCCCGGGTTACGACCCGCCTCACGCGGCACCTGGAGCTGGATACCCGCCTGGCATGGCTGGACGAGGAAGTGCTGAACCGGCCTGCCTTGTCCGACAATCCCAATAACGTGGGCTATGTATTAAGCGGGATTGCGCCCAATATTGACCTCAACTGGCTGAAGCATTACAAAGATCCTGTAACGGGCGACTATATCAACTGGAATAACAACACCTACCAGGTCAATCCCTACTGGGCCATCTATGAGCAACCCAACAACAGCGACCAGGATCGTTTCAATGGCTTCATCCGCCTGAAATATAAACTCTGCCCCGGGTTCTCCCTGCACATACGTTCGGGCGCCGACTATTCTGCGTTTTTCTTCAATGAGCTGATGAACTACTCCACGCCTGTGAACCCAATGGGCGCTATGTTCCTCAAGGACAGAAGACTGTGGGAGATCAACAGCGACCTGCTGCTGACCTATACCCGCCAGCTGAATAAGTTCAGGTTCACGCTGAATGTAGGGACCACCCGCATGGATTACAAGGAAACCATCCGTAATACTACCGGCCGTGAAATGAATATCCGCGACGAAAGAGGCATCGACAATTTCGCGACCCGTATACGGCATGAAATGATCCTCCGGAAAAGGATCAACGCGGTATATGCCTCCCTGGATGTCGATTACAGGCGGCTTCTGTTCCTTTCACTGACAGGACGGAAGGATTGGTCGTCTACCCTGCCGCACAATCACAATGCTTACTTTTATCCTTCTGCATCAGCTGCATTCCAGTTCTCAGAGCTGATTAAGAACAAGCGTATCCTGTCCTCCGGTAAACTCCGTTTATCCGTAGCACAAACAGGTACGGACGCTGTGCAGCCTTATCTATTACGGCTCACCTATGGCTACAATCCCGACATTCCGCTCGTGAAGGGATATTCCATTGGTGGTGTGGCGGTAGATAATGTGCCTTTCGCCGACCTCCGGCCGGGCGTTAACTACGCCTATGAAGCAGGCGCCGACCTGACCTTCTTCGATAACCGTTTACACCTTGACGCCACCTGGTATCATTCCCGGACGAAAGACCAGGTGCTCAATGCACCCGTTTCCACCACCAGCGGATATACCAGCGCCGTGATCAATTCCGGCAATATCCGCAATGAAGGCGTTGAAATAGCCTTGGGCGGCATGCCGGTGCTGCGCAGGCATTTCAGCTGGGAAGCAGGGCTGATCTTCTCCCGCAACATGAACAGGATACAGTCGCTCAACTCGCTGGTATCGCCTTATTACCCGGTAGCAGTGGCCCGCTGGGGAAATGTTTCTGTTGTGGCAAAGAAAGATGCGGAATACGGTATGCTCACCGGCAGGCATTTCCTGCGCGACTTCAAGGGGCGCCTGGTACTGGACGGGAATAATCTGCCGAAATATACCAGCACAGACAGTCGCCTGGGAAGTAATCAATATGCCTGGACAGGCAGCATTACCAACCGCTTCTCCTACAAACGCCTGGCTTTGACAGTGCTGGTGGACATAAAATATGGCGGCAATATTTTCTCTATGACCAACCTGCTGGCCTATTCAAACGGCAACCAGAAAGGAACGCTGGCAGGAAGGGAAGAATGGGCGCGTTCCGAACAGGAAAGGATCCATGCAGGAAAAACACCGGAGCAGTGGACGGCTACCGGCGGATTGCCTGTTAAAGGTATTCAGGCGGCCACGGGCAATGAAGTAATGGCCTATGTAAATCCGCAGGCCTACTGGAAAAGGCTGGGAGAGAGCATTCCCGAGGCGTTTATTTACGATGCTACTTTCGTAAAGCTCAGGGAACTGCATCTTGATTACGATCTGCCCGTCTCCGGCAGGGTATTCCGGGAGGCCACCATTTCCCTTGTCGCGCGCAATCCATTCACCCTTTACAAAGCGGTGCCTAATATCGATCCTGAATCAAGTTACAACAACACAACGGCACAGGGCCTGGAATACGGCTCCCTGCCAACGCGAAAATCATACGGTCTTAAACTTTCCCTCAGGTTTTAA
- the eutC gene encoding ethanolamine ammonia-lyase subunit EutC, whose product MSKELQHSNQVQEDPWSSLRAFTTARIALGRTGTAIPLREVLSFRLAHAHARDAVYSKLDITLLMEQLQPFHTGTLLLHSSAADRQEYLQRPDKGRRLDTESVNTLHTLPAALLQKDVAIIIADGLSATAMNIHTLPLLTQLLPMLKAAGISTGPVCLVEQGRVAIGDEIGTLLQAKMTLVLIGERPGLSAADSMGAYFTFNPKVGNTDESRNCISNIRREGLQYDTAAGKICYLLQEAVRLQLSGVGLKDNYEAAGRLNT is encoded by the coding sequence ATGAGCAAGGAATTACAGCACAGCAACCAGGTACAGGAAGATCCCTGGTCTTCATTAAGGGCTTTTACAACAGCGCGTATTGCGCTGGGAAGAACAGGTACTGCTATCCCCTTGAGGGAAGTATTATCTTTCAGGCTGGCGCATGCACATGCCCGGGATGCCGTTTACTCAAAGCTGGATATAACGCTGTTAATGGAACAGCTGCAACCTTTTCATACAGGTACATTGTTGCTGCACAGCAGTGCGGCCGACAGGCAGGAATACCTGCAACGTCCTGATAAAGGCAGGAGACTGGATACAGAGAGTGTTAACACCCTGCACACATTGCCGGCTGCCTTATTGCAGAAAGACGTAGCCATCATTATCGCAGATGGCCTCTCCGCAACGGCGATGAATATACATACCTTACCGTTATTGACGCAATTGTTACCTATGCTGAAAGCAGCAGGTATATCCACAGGACCTGTTTGCCTGGTGGAGCAGGGAAGGGTGGCCATCGGCGATGAGATCGGGACCCTGTTGCAAGCGAAAATGACGCTGGTACTGATCGGAGAAAGGCCCGGGCTCAGTGCGGCCGACAGTATGGGCGCTTATTTTACTTTTAACCCGAAGGTGGGCAATACAGATGAATCAAGGAACTGCATCTCTAACATCCGCCGGGAGGGACTACAATATGACACTGCAGCAGGAAAGATCTGCTATCTGCTGCAGGAGGCCGTCAGACTGCAATTGTCGGGAGTAGGCCTGAAAGATAATTATGAAGCAGCAGGTCGTCTGAATACTTAA
- a CDS encoding RNA polymerase sigma-70 factor, which translates to MMTQDGYHISAEEATEALRSRNAGVFQKIYTAYSEELFLLAYRWVRDNDLAKEVVQSLFAHLWEKGQQIEITGNVRHYLYRSITNRSINELKRRSRNVSEEVLQWQADDASLHDITDHLLLQKEIVRLSQGLAPRCREIFLLSRFEGMEPAEIAERLGITLNTVYFQLAVALKYLRNHLLDGKKLQ; encoded by the coding sequence ATGATGACGCAAGACGGATACCATATCTCTGCTGAAGAAGCTACTGAGGCCCTCCGTAGCCGTAATGCCGGTGTCTTCCAGAAAATTTACACAGCATACAGTGAGGAATTGTTCCTGTTAGCTTATCGCTGGGTCAGGGATAATGACCTGGCGAAAGAAGTCGTGCAAAGCCTGTTTGCACACCTCTGGGAAAAGGGACAACAGATCGAGATCACCGGGAATGTGCGTCACTACCTATATCGTTCAATAACCAACAGGAGCATCAACGAGTTAAAACGGCGTTCGAGAAATGTCAGCGAAGAAGTCCTGCAATGGCAGGCCGACGATGCGTCATTGCATGATATCACAGACCATTTACTGTTACAGAAAGAGATCGTACGTCTCTCACAGGGCCTGGCGCCGCGCTGCCGGGAAATCTTCCTGCTCAGCCGCTTCGAGGGAATGGAGCCCGCCGAAATAGCAGAACGGCTGGGGATCACGCTCAACACGGTCTATTTTCAGCTGGCAGTAGCTCTGAAATATCTTCGCAATCACTTATTGGACGGAAAAAAATTGCAGTAG
- a CDS encoding SusD/RagB family nutrient-binding outer membrane lipoprotein, giving the protein MKRHRWNILLILLLSSCTAGFDEINTDPKTKERIPPGEQLTAAAYFMDGGREMGYPNLYIFQPMVQYLTGAEDMSKGGKYIRDEFYNNCMWENLYGKSLKQLVDLLENHKNDTALANYLAAARILRVYVFSLLTDTYGDIPYSQAGLAYYNKVYTPQYDKQSDIYADFFKELAEATVQFDPMKEGISNDIVYGGDLEKWKRLAGSLRLRLAMRLTKVNAITARQQVTAALAAGVMRGPEDNFRMLHDNYAYPDLRGNGYAQALLEDNVRQWVRGSSTFVEFLKAERDPRLPTFFENKDAKGNNIAAITNYLSMAPGLYYWDDQEDYVSPEGVVIPAADKYCVLNQPFYQLQAPFLHMGYAEVAFLEAEAAARGWIPDDANTWYQTGIRAAIDQLKLYPEIGYIPDDTATAFVRAHRLTPGKEIEQINMQKWVALFPNGFEAYANQRRSGFPVLKPITDMGNESQTDGIPPRRLFYPATEAFSNTVHYQEALDRMGGTDDWLQHVWWDY; this is encoded by the coding sequence ATGAAAAGACACAGATGGAACATACTCCTGATCTTATTACTATCATCCTGCACCGCAGGATTTGATGAGATCAATACAGATCCCAAGACGAAAGAGCGTATTCCTCCGGGCGAGCAGCTTACGGCTGCCGCTTATTTCATGGATGGAGGACGTGAAATGGGATATCCTAATCTTTACATCTTTCAACCCATGGTGCAATACCTGACAGGAGCGGAAGATATGAGCAAGGGAGGGAAATATATCCGGGATGAATTTTATAACAACTGCATGTGGGAGAACCTGTATGGTAAGAGCCTGAAGCAGCTGGTAGACTTGCTGGAAAATCATAAGAACGATACCGCCCTTGCCAATTACCTGGCGGCCGCGCGTATATTGCGGGTGTACGTGTTTTCACTGCTGACAGATACCTATGGCGATATTCCTTATTCACAGGCCGGCCTGGCCTATTACAACAAGGTCTACACACCGCAGTACGATAAACAATCAGACATCTACGCCGACTTTTTCAAAGAGCTGGCAGAGGCCACTGTGCAGTTCGATCCTATGAAAGAGGGCATCTCAAATGATATTGTCTATGGCGGCGACCTGGAAAAGTGGAAACGGCTGGCAGGCTCTCTGCGATTGCGCCTGGCCATGCGGCTGACAAAAGTGAACGCCATTACTGCCCGGCAGCAGGTAACAGCGGCATTGGCCGCCGGTGTGATGCGGGGCCCGGAAGATAATTTCCGCATGCTGCACGATAATTATGCTTATCCCGACCTGCGGGGCAACGGTTATGCACAGGCACTGCTGGAAGATAACGTCCGTCAGTGGGTAAGGGGCAGCAGCACCTTTGTAGAATTCCTGAAGGCAGAAAGAGACCCGCGTTTACCTACCTTTTTCGAGAATAAGGACGCTAAAGGAAACAACATCGCCGCTATTACCAATTACCTGTCCATGGCGCCGGGACTGTACTATTGGGATGACCAGGAAGATTACGTGAGCCCTGAAGGCGTGGTAATACCTGCTGCGGATAAATACTGCGTATTGAACCAACCCTTCTATCAGTTGCAGGCTCCATTCCTGCATATGGGATATGCGGAAGTGGCCTTCCTGGAGGCGGAGGCAGCCGCCCGGGGCTGGATCCCTGACGACGCCAATACCTGGTATCAGACAGGCATCCGGGCAGCCATAGATCAGCTGAAACTATACCCTGAAATAGGATATATCCCGGACGATACAGCAACGGCATTTGTCCGTGCACACAGGCTGACACCCGGAAAGGAGATAGAACAGATCAATATGCAGAAATGGGTGGCGCTATTTCCCAATGGATTTGAAGCGTATGCCAACCAGCGCCGCAGTGGCTTCCCGGTACTGAAGCCGATTACCGACATGGGCAATGAATCGCAGACAGACGGCATTCCGCCCAGGCGTTTGTTTTATCCCGCCACAGAGGCATTCAGCAATACGGTCCACTACCAGGAGGCGCTGGACAGGATGGGAGGAACGGACGACTGGTTACAGCATGTATGGTGGGACTATTGA
- a CDS encoding FecR family protein yields MNNNDITGFIIDCLTDPGNRDKQAALNKWLQDSEENRRLYAEMKQLWQAAAGVPPVPFNVAEGWQELSQHMAPVARVKRMFPRKIVAAAVVLLFLAAGGWWWQNTRNAWITYTTPTSNIDSITLPDGSTIHMKAGTSMAYRKLFKQREVKLLQGEAYFDVVKDPQRQFLVVADRSTVKVLGTAFNLRIDSTFTEVIVFEGSISLQSGGKKLVLNSGSGNLATVGRNDDEIKHPTGNYSNQCAWATNELVFENEEAANVARVLAAHYHIPEIKVVENLRHKRITLRLHNTPQDEALAIFSAVLDQ; encoded by the coding sequence ATGAACAACAACGACATAACCGGGTTCATCATAGATTGTCTGACGGACCCCGGTAACAGGGACAAACAGGCTGCATTGAACAAATGGCTGCAGGACTCGGAAGAGAACCGCCGCTTGTATGCAGAAATGAAGCAGCTTTGGCAGGCTGCCGCAGGTGTCCCTCCTGTGCCCTTTAATGTAGCTGAAGGGTGGCAGGAGCTGTCGCAGCACATGGCGCCGGTCGCCAGGGTAAAGCGCATGTTCCCCCGGAAGATCGTTGCCGCGGCTGTTGTCCTGTTGTTCCTGGCCGCAGGCGGCTGGTGGTGGCAAAATACCCGCAATGCCTGGATCACTTATACCACGCCGACTTCCAATATAGACAGTATCACCCTCCCTGATGGCTCTACTATACACATGAAAGCAGGTACCTCCATGGCTTACAGGAAGTTATTCAAACAACGCGAGGTGAAGCTACTACAGGGAGAAGCCTATTTCGATGTAGTGAAAGATCCGCAGCGGCAGTTCCTTGTCGTAGCAGATAGATCAACCGTAAAAGTGCTGGGAACAGCCTTCAACCTGCGCATAGACAGCACCTTCACAGAAGTGATCGTCTTTGAAGGCAGCATCAGCCTGCAAAGCGGGGGAAAGAAGCTGGTATTGAACAGTGGCAGCGGCAACCTGGCAACTGTAGGCCGGAATGATGATGAAATAAAACATCCGACAGGTAACTATAGCAATCAATGCGCCTGGGCCACCAATGAACTGGTATTTGAGAATGAAGAAGCAGCAAATGTGGCGCGCGTATTAGCCGCCCACTACCATATTCCGGAAATAAAAGTTGTTGAAAATTTACGGCATAAACGAATTACCTTACGCCTGCATAATACACCCCAGGACGAAGCCTTGGCAATATTTTCGGCCGTTCTGGATCAATAA